A genomic stretch from Deinococcus aquiradiocola includes:
- a CDS encoding EAL domain-containing protein: protein MTPAHPTEAPTPPRALRVLIVDDSPEDAEIYTRLLRQATAHPLSCTSEELGEDGLDALRRDPPDCVLLDYNLPDMTGLEFLSVAGTQTPIILMTGVGDEEIAVNAMNAGAQDYIVKGRLKAHELLRTVERAIEKHRLQRDLTDSRLQMQTVLDSVGVSVLSLGTDLNLEYLNEAARTLLHLPPGTPAHLREHAPWLYAAPFDEAYRMVLATGGRMTFETRHPEQPVWLDVRVNRSAGGLSISLTDVTQRRLEEERLRLLESVVVNAREAVVIAEAQPTHPPGPRVVYVNEAFTDMTGYAPEEIVGLTPRILQGPASDRAALDRIRDGLARWDSISETVLNYRKDGTPFWVQLSITPVADRSGWFTHWVSVQRDVTAEVKREQHEQARRDILEMAAEGRPPEDVLTAICRLVSLDLQTLPVTAWIRNGDLLTLLASEQTDRAQLRDLAHAHVDRIDRVDLSRDQGATVRAVNSRELVVVENIHAPGVQLKDGVVALLEENAVQAMWVYPILPSRAEERPLGVISIFPREARRPTPAELVALADAAGLATLILERSAALGEMQRLALHDSLTGLPNRPLYLELLTQAIHATSRDHARVAVGLLDLDRFKTINDTLGHTAGDRLLVQVARRLTGTFRPTDTIARMGGDEFTFILPFSSDPAVFQERIAKHLHACFDRPFDLNGQEVFVSASLGLAFTPDHGRDPEQLLSAADLAMYHAKRTGTHVATYQPDLLRQDTAVISLEADLYRAQERGELELFHQPIVHAQTRALVGTEALIRWHHPRLGLVSPAQFIPLAESTGLILTIGAWVLRQACMHLAEWHRTHPHLSVSVNLSPRQFWQPDLIGTVRDALEVSGIPPEALILEITEGVLMDIPDAEATLRALRDLGVRLALDDFGTGYSSLSYLRRFPLTSLKIDRSFMDGVTGDDQGTPENVVRAVMLLAHALGLSVTSEGVENEAQANFIRSVNGELLQGYLFSRPLPVQDLTDTFLR, encoded by the coding sequence ATGACGCCTGCCCACCCCACCGAGGCCCCCACCCCGCCCCGGGCACTGCGCGTCCTGATCGTGGACGACAGCCCCGAAGACGCCGAAATCTACACCCGACTGCTGCGGCAGGCGACCGCACACCCCCTCTCCTGCACCAGCGAGGAACTCGGCGAGGACGGCCTCGACGCCCTGCGCCGCGACCCGCCCGACTGCGTCCTGCTCGACTACAACCTGCCCGACATGACCGGCCTCGAATTCCTGAGCGTCGCCGGAACACAGACGCCCATCATCCTGATGACCGGCGTCGGCGACGAGGAGATCGCCGTGAACGCCATGAACGCCGGCGCGCAGGACTACATCGTCAAGGGGCGGCTCAAGGCACACGAACTGCTGCGGACCGTGGAGCGCGCCATCGAGAAACACCGTTTGCAGCGCGACCTGACCGACTCGCGCCTCCAGATGCAGACGGTGCTCGACAGCGTCGGCGTGAGCGTCCTGTCGCTCGGCACGGACCTGAATCTCGAATACCTCAACGAGGCCGCCCGTACCCTCCTGCACCTCCCGCCCGGCACCCCGGCCCACCTGCGCGAACACGCCCCCTGGCTGTACGCCGCGCCCTTCGACGAGGCGTACCGGATGGTCCTCGCGACCGGGGGGCGCATGACCTTCGAGACGAGGCACCCTGAACAGCCCGTCTGGCTGGACGTACGCGTCAACCGCAGCGCGGGCGGCCTGTCCATCTCCCTCACCGACGTCACGCAGCGCCGCCTGGAAGAGGAACGCCTTCGGCTGCTGGAATCGGTGGTCGTGAACGCCCGCGAGGCCGTCGTGATCGCCGAGGCGCAGCCGACCCACCCGCCGGGTCCCAGGGTCGTGTACGTCAACGAGGCGTTCACCGACATGACCGGCTACGCGCCCGAGGAGATCGTGGGCCTCACGCCCCGCATCCTGCAGGGCCCTGCCTCGGACCGCGCCGCCCTCGACCGCATCCGGGACGGGCTCGCGCGCTGGGACAGCATCAGCGAGACGGTCCTGAACTACCGCAAGGACGGCACGCCCTTCTGGGTGCAGCTCAGCATCACGCCCGTCGCCGACCGCAGCGGCTGGTTTACGCACTGGGTGAGCGTGCAGCGCGACGTGACAGCCGAAGTGAAGCGCGAACAGCACGAGCAGGCGCGGCGCGACATCCTCGAGATGGCCGCCGAGGGCCGACCTCCGGAAGACGTGCTGACCGCCATCTGCCGCCTCGTATCCCTCGACCTCCAGACCCTGCCCGTCACCGCCTGGATCCGCAACGGCGACCTCCTCACCCTTCTCGCGAGCGAGCAGACCGACCGCGCGCAACTCCGTGACCTCGCGCACGCCCACGTGGACCGCATCGACCGTGTCGACCTGAGCCGCGATCAGGGTGCGACCGTGCGGGCCGTGAACTCCCGCGAACTCGTGGTGGTCGAGAACATCCACGCTCCGGGCGTCCAGCTCAAGGACGGCGTCGTGGCCCTGCTCGAAGAGAACGCCGTGCAGGCCATGTGGGTCTACCCGATCCTGCCGAGCCGCGCAGAGGAACGGCCGCTGGGCGTGATCTCCATCTTTCCCAGAGAGGCGCGCAGGCCCACCCCGGCCGAACTCGTGGCGCTCGCGGACGCGGCCGGCCTCGCCACGCTGATCCTCGAACGGTCGGCCGCGCTCGGTGAGATGCAGCGCCTCGCCCTGCACGACAGTCTCACCGGCCTCCCCAACCGCCCCCTGTACCTCGAACTGCTCACGCAGGCCATCCACGCCACCTCACGCGATCACGCCCGCGTCGCGGTCGGCCTGCTGGACCTCGACCGCTTCAAGACCATCAACGACACGCTCGGCCACACCGCCGGTGACCGCCTGCTCGTGCAGGTCGCCCGGCGCCTCACCGGGACCTTCCGTCCCACCGACACCATCGCCCGTATGGGCGGCGACGAGTTCACGTTCATCCTGCCGTTCAGCAGCGACCCGGCCGTATTCCAGGAGCGCATCGCGAAGCACCTGCACGCGTGCTTCGACCGGCCCTTCGACCTGAACGGCCAGGAGGTCTTCGTGAGTGCCAGCCTGGGGCTCGCGTTCACGCCCGACCACGGCCGCGACCCGGAACAGCTGCTCAGCGCGGCGGACCTCGCCATGTACCACGCCAAACGCACCGGCACGCACGTCGCCACATACCAGCCGGACCTGCTGCGGCAGGACACGGCCGTCATCTCGCTGGAAGCGGACCTGTACCGCGCCCAGGAACGCGGTGAGCTCGAACTGTTTCACCAGCCGATCGTGCACGCGCAGACCCGCGCGCTCGTCGGCACGGAAGCCCTCATCCGCTGGCACCACCCGCGCCTGGGCCTTGTGAGCCCCGCACAGTTCATTCCGCTCGCCGAGAGCACCGGATTGATCCTGACGATCGGCGCGTGGGTGTTGCGGCAAGCCTGCATGCATCTCGCGGAGTGGCACCGCACGCACCCGCACCTGAGCGTCAGCGTGAACCTCAGCCCCCGGCAGTTCTGGCAGCCGGACCTGATCGGCACGGTACGGGACGCGCTGGAAGTGAGCGGCATTCCGCCTGAAGCGCTGATCCTGGAGATCACTGAGGGCGTCCTGATGGACATCCCGGACGCCGAGGCGACCCTGCGCGCCCTGCGCGATCTGGGCGTGCGGCTCGCCCTCGACGACTTCGGGACCGGGTACAGCAGTCTGTCGTACCTGCGGCGCTTTCCGCTCACGTCCCTGAAGATCGACCGGTCCTTCATGGATGGCGTCACCGGCGACGACCAGGGCACGCCCGAGAACGTGGTACGGGCCGTGATGCTGCTCGCGCACGCCCTGGGCCTCTCCGTGACGTCCGAAGGTGTGGAGAACGAAGCGCAGGCGAACTTCATCCGCAGCGTGAACGGCGAACTGCTGCAGGGCTACCTGTTCAGCCGCCCGCTGCCGGTGCAGGACCTGACCGACACCTTTCTGCGCTGA